The Paenibacillus mucilaginosus 3016 genome includes the window CTTGTTGGCAGAGGTTGAATATAAGTGACATAAAGATAACAAACATCACTGTGAGGAGTGGAGAGAGATGAAACGGAAACTGGTGCTGGTTGGGAACGGGATGGCAGGCGTGTGGTGTGTGGAACATATGTTGAAGCTGGCTCCGCAGCGTTTTGAAGTGACGATCTTCGGCAGCGAGCCGCATCCGAACTATAACCGGATTCTCTTGTCGTCGGTGCTTGCGGGCGACTCCAGTATGAAGGACATCGTGCTGAACGACTGGGACTGGTACCGCGATAACGGCATCACTCTCCATGCGGGACACACGGTGACCAAGATTGACAAGGCGAAGCGCACGGTCACCTCCGACAAGGGGGTAACGGTTCCTTACGACGAGCTGATTCTGGCGACAGGCTCCCGGGCCTTCATTCTTCCGGTGCCGGGTGCGGATAAGGAAGGCGTCATCGCGTTCCGCGATATCAAAGACTGCGAGACCATGATGGAATCGGCTAAGAAATATAAGAAGGCCGTGGTCATCGGCGGAGGGCTTCTCGGGCTGGAGGCGGCCCGGGGGCTGCTGAATTTGAACATGGAGGTCTCGGTCGTACACATCCATGATTATGTAATGGAGCGCCAGCTCGACCAGACGGCCTCTTCCATGCTTCGCACGGAACTCGAAGCCCAGGGGATGAAATTCCTGCTGCAGAAGCACACGGAGCAGATTCTCGGGAGAGACCGGGTGACCGGCGTCAAATTCAAAGACGGCAGCGTGGTGGAAGCGGACCTGGTTGTGATGGCGGTGGGGATCCGTCCGAACGTGGCTATTGCAAAGGATCACGGCATTGAGGTCAACCGGGGGATTGTGGTGAACGACTTCCTGGAGACGAATGTGCCGAACATCTACGCCGTGGGAGAATGCGCCGAGCACCGGGGCGTGGCTTACGGTCTGGTCGCTCCGCTCTATGAGCAGGGGGATGTGCTGGCGAAGCGGCTGTGCGGCCTGGAAGTCTCAGGCTACGAGGGCTCCGTTACTTCCACGAAGCTCAAGGTGTCGGGTGTGGACGTCTTCTCCGCGGGACAGTACAGAGAAGCGCCCGGGACTCGCGCGATTAAGGTGGTTGATGAGTTCGACGGCATCTACAAAAAGGTGCTGATCCGCGACGGCAAGGTGGTCGGAGCGGTGATGTTCGGGGATACCAGCGACAGCACTCGTATATTCAAGCTGATCCGTACCGGGGAAGATGTCAGCGGCCGCGAGAAAGAAGTGGTGCTCGGCGAAGGGTTCGGCGGCGCCGGAGGGAAGAGTGCGGGCTCGGGCGTGGCAGCGATGGCGGATGATGAGATCATCTGCGGCTGTAACGGAGTGTCCAAAGGGGCCATTGTCAAAGCCATCAACGAGCAGGGGCTCACGTCGGTAGACGCGATCAAAGCCTGCACGGGCGCATCGCGTTCCTGCGGCGGCTGCAAGCCGCTGGTCGGCGAGGTGCTGCAGTGCACGCTCGGTGCCGATGGGGTAACAGCCGCCAAAGAGGGTATCTGCGGCTGCACGACCCTCGGCCGTGATGAAGTTGTGGAAGCGATCCGCTCCATGCATCTGACCACCAGCAAAGAAGTCATGAACGTGCTGGGTTGGGAGAACACGGAAGGGTGCTCGAAGTGCCGCCCTGCGCTCAACTATTATCTTGGAATGGTTTGGCCGGTGGAGCACGAGGAAGAGCGGGAATCGCGTTTTGTGAACGAACGCAACCATGCGAACATCCAGAAGGACGGTACGTATTCCGTCATCCCGCGGATCTATGGCGGCGTGACCTCTCCTCAAGAGCTCAAACGGATAGCTGAGGTGGCGGAGAAGTACGAGGTGCCGCTCGTGAAGTTCACCGGAGGACAGCGGCTTGACCTGCTCGGGGTGAAGAAAGAGGACCTGCCGAAGGTGTGGGAGGATCTCGATATGCCGTCGGGCTATGGTTACGGTAAAGCGCTGCGTACGGTAAAGACCTGCGTTGGAAACACGTTCTGCCGATTCGGCACCCAGGATGCTATGGGAATGGGGATTGCTATCGAGCGCCGCTTCGAGCGCCTGAATACGCCGGCCAAGGTGAAGATCGCCGTATCGGGCTGCCCGCGGAACTGCGCTGAAGCGACAATCAAGGACTTTGGGATCGTGGCGATCGACGGCGGCTGGGAGCTGCATGTCGGCGGCAACGGCGGCGTGAAGGTTCGTGCTACCGATCTGCTCTGCAAGGTGAAGACGGAAGAAGAAGTCATGGAGTATGCGGCCGCTTATCTGCAGTTCTACCGGGAGACCGGCAAATGGAACGAGCGGACAAGTGAGTGGCTGCCGCGGGTCGGGCTCGAAACCGTTCGTGCCGCGCTGGACACGCCGGAGAAGCGTCAGGCCCTGGTGGCCCGGATCGACGAGGCGCTGCAGGTGATGACCGACCCTTGGAAGGAGATTATCGAGACGCCTTCGCTGCGCGCCACCTTCGAAGAACTGCCCGGATCGCTGGCTGTGGACGCATCGGCCGCTGCCGAAGCGGCTGCCGGACTGGAATCAGAAGCTGCAGCTGCAGTAGAGAGACCCTAAGCTGTCTTCCCCGCGGGACTACCGTCCCGCGGCGGATCCCTCAGGATACTATTTTATTAGGAGGTCGCGCCATGAAACGCATTTTGGTTGGGAAGGTATCGGATATCCCTACGCTCCGTTCGCGGACGGTCCGCGTAGGGGGGACGGAGGTGGCGGTCTTCAAGCTCTCCTCAGGAGCCTTGTATGCGGTGGAGAACAGCTGTCCGCACAAGAACGGGAAGCTGTCGGAAGGGATTGTCTGCGACCATCATGTGTTCTGTCCCCTTCATGATTGGAAAATCAATGTGAAGGACGGCCTCGTTCAAGCGCCGGACGAGGGCTGTGTGAAGACGTTCCAGGTGGAAACCGATGAGACGGACAGCATCTACCTTCTCGTAGAAGAAACAGGCGGTCTGACAGCCTGATGATTGTCCTCAGCCAAGACCATGCACAAGGCGGTAAGGGTGGGCAGGCCATGGCCACCTCCGCCTCTTTTTGCTGGACAGCACCGGATAAAGCGGCTGGCAGGAATGCACAATAGGAGATGGCCTGGAGCCGGCTGTCCTCTGTAAGGGGGAGCCCGGCGAGGAGCTGGCGCGAGAGGCAGCCTCTTGAACCTTTTTTTGCAGAAGGGCTTGCTATATGCGGTTGAACGTCCGGATTCGCGCCGCACGTCGGGATATGGCAAACTGCGTCGGACAATGGTACAATAAGGGAAGAATGAAGTGTTTATAAGGTGATGTGCACACGTTAACAAGGGGGAGTCGGGAGCGATAACGGCCCGGACACCTCCGACTCGATGCTGCACACCTTTTACGCCTTTAGCACATTGCTGTCAAAAAGAAACAGAGTGGAGGACTACTAATGACGGTCACAAACAAATCGATTGAGCAGCTTTCCATCGACACCATCCGTACTTTGTCGATCGACGCGATCGAGAAAGCAAAGTCCGGCCATCCCGGCATGCCTATGGGCGCCGCACCTATGGGGTACGAGCTGTTCGCCAAGGTCATGAAGCACAACCCGCAGGACCCGAACTGGATCAACCGCGACCGCTTCGTGCTCTCCGCCGGCCACGGCTCCATGCTGCTGTACTCCCTGCTGCACCTCTCCGGTTATGATCTGCCGATGGAAGAGCTGAAGAACTTCCGCCAATGGGGCAGCAAGACGCCGGGCCATCCGGAAGTGGGCCACACGGCAGGCGTAGACGCTACGACCGGACCGCTCGGCCAAGGCTTCGGTATGGCCGTGGGCATGGCGATCGCCGAGGCGCATCTCGGCGCGGTGTACAACAAGGAAGGTTACCGCATCGTAGACCACTATACATATGCGATCTGCGGCGACGGAGACCTGATGGAAGGCATCTCCTCCGAATCCGCTTCGCTTGCAGGCCACCTCAAGCTCGGCAAGCTGATCGTCCTGTACGATTCCAACGATATCTCCCTCGACGGCGAACTGAACCTCTCGTTCTCCGAGAACGTGGCTCAGCGCTTTGAAGGGTACGGCTGGCAGGTGCTCCGCGTAGAGGACGGCAACGATCTGGAAGCCATCCACAAAGCGGTGCTGGAAGCGCAGGCCGACTACCGTC containing:
- the nirD gene encoding nitrite reductase small subunit NirD, which gives rise to MKRILVGKVSDIPTLRSRTVRVGGTEVAVFKLSSGALYAVENSCPHKNGKLSEGIVCDHHVFCPLHDWKINVKDGLVQAPDEGCVKTFQVETDETDSIYLLVEETGGLTA
- the nirB gene encoding nitrite reductase large subunit NirB yields the protein MKRKLVLVGNGMAGVWCVEHMLKLAPQRFEVTIFGSEPHPNYNRILLSSVLAGDSSMKDIVLNDWDWYRDNGITLHAGHTVTKIDKAKRTVTSDKGVTVPYDELILATGSRAFILPVPGADKEGVIAFRDIKDCETMMESAKKYKKAVVIGGGLLGLEAARGLLNLNMEVSVVHIHDYVMERQLDQTASSMLRTELEAQGMKFLLQKHTEQILGRDRVTGVKFKDGSVVEADLVVMAVGIRPNVAIAKDHGIEVNRGIVVNDFLETNVPNIYAVGECAEHRGVAYGLVAPLYEQGDVLAKRLCGLEVSGYEGSVTSTKLKVSGVDVFSAGQYREAPGTRAIKVVDEFDGIYKKVLIRDGKVVGAVMFGDTSDSTRIFKLIRTGEDVSGREKEVVLGEGFGGAGGKSAGSGVAAMADDEIICGCNGVSKGAIVKAINEQGLTSVDAIKACTGASRSCGGCKPLVGEVLQCTLGADGVTAAKEGICGCTTLGRDEVVEAIRSMHLTTSKEVMNVLGWENTEGCSKCRPALNYYLGMVWPVEHEEERESRFVNERNHANIQKDGTYSVIPRIYGGVTSPQELKRIAEVAEKYEVPLVKFTGGQRLDLLGVKKEDLPKVWEDLDMPSGYGYGKALRTVKTCVGNTFCRFGTQDAMGMGIAIERRFERLNTPAKVKIAVSGCPRNCAEATIKDFGIVAIDGGWELHVGGNGGVKVRATDLLCKVKTEEEVMEYAAAYLQFYRETGKWNERTSEWLPRVGLETVRAALDTPEKRQALVARIDEALQVMTDPWKEIIETPSLRATFEELPGSLAVDASAAAEAAAGLESEAAAAVERP